One stretch of Arachis hypogaea cultivar Tifrunner chromosome 20, arahy.Tifrunner.gnm2.J5K5, whole genome shotgun sequence DNA includes these proteins:
- the LOC112783287 gene encoding LOW QUALITY PROTEIN: receptor-like protein kinase HSL1 (The sequence of the model RefSeq protein was modified relative to this genomic sequence to represent the inferred CDS: deleted 1 base in 1 codon) produces the protein MVQAAALNQIESDLTPLLLHCLLLHHLTQETMRPISVLVVLAVLSAAAESLNQEGLFLYEMKVAMEDPHSTLSNWNTRDSTPCNWFGVTCHSDTVVTLDLSSANLFGPFPSHSLCRLRNLTTLILFNNSINDTLPSDISLCRSLLHLDLSQNLLTGPLPHSLSLLPNLRHLDLAGNNFSGPIPPSFGAFQKLQVISLVYNLLEGTIPPSLGNITTLKMLNLSYNPFSPAPIAPELGNLTNLEVLWLTQCNLVGEIPESLGNLKSLVDLDLAFNNLHGSIPASLTGLTRLVQLELYNNSLSGELPKGMSNLTSLRLVDLSMNHLEGELPDEFCRLPLESLNLYENRFQGNLPATIANSPNLYELRLFDNRFTGKLPENLGKNAPLRWIDLSTNQFSGPIPATLCDHGQLEELLLIYNSFSGEVPASLGACTSLTRVRLGFNRFSGDIPAGLWGLPHVSLLELVDNSFSGSIASTIAGARNLSLLRLSKNGFEGPIPQEIGWLETLQEFSGGDNKFNGSLPQSFVNLGQLGTLDLHNNKLSGELPNEIKSWKKLNELNLANNEIGGEIPKEIGSLSVLNFLDLSNNKFSGKVPIGLQNLRLNELNLSHNQLNGELPPMLAKDMYKASFLGNPGLCGDLKGLCNGRDKDKNRSFVWLLRTMFIVAILVFVVGVVWFYFKYKGFKNARAIDKSKWTLMSFHKLGFDEDEILNCLDEDNVIGSGSSGKVYKVVLSNGEAVAVKKIWEGVKKEIECGGDVENGRFQDNAFDAEVETLGKIRHKNIVKLWCCCTTRDCKLLVYEYMPNGSLGDLLHSSKGGLLDWPTRYKIAVDAAEGLSYLHHDCVPPIVHRDVKSNNILLDGEFGARVADFGVAKVVETTGKGTKSMSVIAGSCGYIAPEYAYTLRVNEKSDIYSFGVVILELVSGRRPVDPEFGEKDLVSWVCTTLDQKGVEHVVDSRLDSSFKQDICKVLNIGLVCTSPLPINRPAMRRVVKMLQELGTTTPPYPHRYQQNKSTKNDGNLPPYYYDDGSHHGSIA, from the exons ATGGTCCAAGCGGCAGCATTAAATCAAATAGAATCTGACTTGACTCCCCTTCTTCttcattgtcttcttcttcatcacttGACTCAAGAAACAATGCGTCCAATCTCAGTGTTGGTGGTTCTGGCGGTTCTATCAGCGGCAGCAGAGTCACTGAACCAAGAAGGACTGTTCCTGTATGAAATGAAGGTCGCCATGGAAGATCCTCATTCCACGCTCTCCAACTGGAACACCAGAGACTCCACTCCCTGCAACTGGTTCGGTGTCACCTGCCACTCCGACACCGTCGTCACCCTCGACCTCTCCTCCGCCAACCTCTTTGGCCCATTCCCCTCTCACTCCCTCTGCCGCCTCCGCAACCTCACCACCCTCATCCTCTTCAACAACTCCATCAACGACACTCTCCCCTCCGACATCTCCCTCTGCCGCTCCCTTCTCCACCTCGACCTCTCCCAGAACCTCCTCACCGGACCCCTCCCTCATTCTCTCTCCTTGCTCCCCAACCTCCGCCACCTCGACCTCGCCGGAAACAACTTCTCCGGCCCCATCCCTCCCTCCTTCGGAGCCTTCCAGAAACTCCAGGTCATCAGCCTCGTCTACAATCTTCTAGAAGGAACCATACCACCTTCCCTCGGCAACATCACCACCCTCAAGATGCTCAACCTCTCTTACAACCCATTTTCACCGGCTCCGATTGCGCCGGAGCTCGGTAACCTCACGAACCTTGAGGTTCTGTGGCTCACTCAGTGCAACCTCGTCGGTGAAATACCCGAATCACTCGGTAACCTCAAGAGCCTCGTCGACTTGGACCTTGCATTCAATAACCTCCACGGTTCCATTCCCGCTTCGCTCACCGGGTTGACTCGCCTGGTTCAGCTCGAGTTGTATAACAACTCGTTGTCCGGCGAGTTACCCAAGGGAATGTCGAACCTTACCTCCTTGAGGCTCGTTGATCTGTCCATGAACCACTTGGAAGGTGAACTTCCCGATGAGTTCTGCCGTTTGCCGCTCGAAAGTCTCAACCTTTACGAGAATCGCTTCCAAGGGAACTTGCCGGCGACCATTGCAAACTCGCCGAACCTCTATGAGTTGAGGTTGTTCGACAACAGGTTCACCGGGAAGTTGCCGGAGAATCTGGGGAAGAATGCGCCGTTGAGATGGATTGATCTCTCGACCAACCAGTTCTCCGGTCCCATTCCGGCCACTCTATGCGATCACGGCCAGTTGGAGGAGCTTCTGTTGATATATAACTCGTTTTCCGGCGAGGTTCCGGCGAGTCTTGGCGCATGCACGAGCTTAACGCGTGTAAGGCTCGGTTTCAACCGGTTTTCCGGCGACATTCCGGCGGGTTTGTGGGGTCTTCCTCACGTGTCTCTGCTTGAGCTTGTCGATAACTCGTTTTCTGGTTCAATCGCGAGTACCATTGCCGGAGCGAGGAATCTTTCACTGTTGAGGCTTTCAAAGAACGGTTTCGAGGGTCCAATCCCTCAAGAGATTGGATGGTTGGAAACTCTTCAGGAATTTTCTGGTGGCGATAACAAGTTCAATGGCTCGTTGCCCCAGAGTTTTGTGAATCTTGGTCAGCTTGGTACTCTTGATCTGCATAACAATAAGCTCAGTGGAGAGCTTCCCAATGAGATTAAATCATGGAAGAAACTGAACGAGttgaatttggctaacaatgagaTTGGTGGTGAAATCCCTAAGGAAATTGGTAGTTTGTCAGTGCTTAATTTTCTTGATCTTTCTAATAACAAGTTTTCTGGGAAAGTACCCATTGGTTTGCAGAATTTGAGGCTGAATGAGCTCAATTTGTCTCATAATCAGTTAAATGGAGAACTTCCCCCAATGTTGGCTAAGGATATGTACAAGGCTAGCTTTCTTGGTAACCCTGGTTTGTGTGGGGATTTGAAGGGTTTATGTAATGGAAGAGATAAGGATAAGAATAGAAGCTTTGTTTGGTTGCTTAGAACCATGTTCATTGTTGCCATTTTGGTGTTTGTTGTTGGTGTGGTATGGTTCTACTTCAAGTACAAGGGTTTCAAGAATGCAAGGGCTATTGATAAGTCAAAGTGGACACTGATGTCATTTCACAAATTGGGTTTTGATGAGGATGAGATCTTGAACTGCCTTGATGAAGATAATGTGATAGGAAGCGGATCTTCTGGGAAAGTCTACAAGGTTGTGCTTAGCAATGGTGAAGCTGTCGCCGTGAAGAAGATATGGGAAGGGGTTAAGAAGGAAATAGAATGTGGTGGAGATGTCGAAAATGGCCGCTTTCAAGACAATGCTTTTGATGCAGAGGTTGAGACATTGGGTAAAATTAGGCACAAGAACATTGTGAAGCTCTGGTGCTGCTGCACCACAAGGGATTGCAAGCTGTTAGTTTATGAGTACATGCCGAATGGAAGCCTTGGTGATTTGCTGCATAGCAGCAAAGGAGGGTTGTTGGATTGGCCAACCAGGTACAAGATAGCGGTTGATGCCGCAGAAGGCCTCTCTTATCTGCACCATGATTGTGTTCCTCCAATTGTACATAGAGACGTGAAATCTAACAATATCTTGCTGGATGGAGAGTTTGGTGCAAGGGTAGCAGATTTCGGAGTAGCTAAGGTTGTCGAAACCACCGGAAAAGGAACAAAATCCATGTCTGTCATAGCAGGGTCTTGTGGATATATTGCACCAG AATATGCATACACGCTTAGAGTGAATGAGAAGAGTGACATATATAGCTTTGGTGTTGTGATACTAGAGTTGGTTAGTGGAAGGAGGCCGGTAGACCCTGAATTTGGGGAAAAGGACTTGGTTTCATGGGTTTGCACAACCTTGGATCAAAAAGGTGTGGAGCATGTGGTTGACTCAAGGCTAGATTCTTCTTTCAAACAAGATATATGTAAGGTGCTCAACATTGGCCTTGTGTGCACAAGCCCCCTCCCAATAAACCGGCCTGCAATGAGAAGAGTGGTGAAGATGTTGCAAGAGCTTGGCACCACCACCCCCCCTTACCCCCACAGATATCAACAGAAC AAGTCAACCAAGAATGATGGCAATTTGCCCCCTTATTACTATGATGATGGCTCTCATCATGGAAGTATTGCTTAG